A window from Pseudomonas alloputida encodes these proteins:
- a CDS encoding Na+/H+ antiporter subunit C produces the protein MEEVIAVAIGVLAASGVWLILRPRTYQVIMGLCLLSYGVNLFIFSMGSLFIGKEPIIKDGVTQDLLHYTDPLPQALVLTAIVISFAMTALFLVVLLASRGLTGTDHVDGRERDE, from the coding sequence ATGGAAGAAGTGATTGCAGTCGCCATCGGCGTGCTGGCTGCCTCCGGGGTGTGGCTGATCCTGCGCCCGCGTACCTACCAGGTGATCATGGGCCTGTGTCTGCTTTCGTACGGGGTCAACCTGTTCATCTTCAGCATGGGCAGCCTGTTCATCGGCAAGGAGCCAATCATCAAGGATGGCGTTACCCAGGACCTGCTGCATTACACCGACCCGCTGCCACAGGCACTGGTGCTCACCGCCATCGTCATCAGTTTCGCCATGACCGCGCTGTTCCTGGTGGTGCTGCTGGCCTCGCGCGGCCTGACCGGTACCGACCACGTGGATGGCCGGGAGCGTGACGAATGA
- a CDS encoding monovalent cation/H+ antiporter subunit A, with product MSLIVLLLLPFVGSCLAAVLPHNARNAESILAGLVALVGTVQVALLYPQVAHGGVIREEFLWLPSLGMNLVLRMDGFAWLFSLLVLGIGALVSLYARYYMSPQDPVPRFFAFFLAFMGAMLGLVISGNLIQLVFFWELTSLFSFLLIGYWHHRADARRGAYMALMVTGAGGLCLLVGALLLGHVVGSYDLDKVLAAGHIIRQHALYPVLLPLILIGALTKSAQFPFQFWLPHAMAAPTPVSAYLHSATMVKAGVFLLARLWPVLSGSEEWFWIVGGAGALTLLLGAFAAMFQNDLKGLLAYSTISHLGLITLLLGLNSPLAAVAAVFHILNHATFKASLFMAAGIIDHESGTRDIRRLSGLIRLVPYTATLAMVASASMAGVPLMNGFLSKEMFFAETVFISSTAWVEATLPVIATLAGTFSVAYALRFTVDVFFGPTAQDLPHTPHEPPRWMRAPVELLVLTCLVVGIFPTQSVGPLLAAAALPVVGGTLPEYSLAIWHGWNAPMIMSLVAMSGGIVLYLLLRKQLRLGRFPYPPVIERFNGKRLFEHGQVHLMLLARRIERVLTTRRLQSQLFMLVFAAFLAGLTPMLYSGLSWGDRPKIPGSGVFVALWLIAIACAIGAAYQAKYHRLAALIMVSVCGLMTCITFVWFSAPDLALTQLVVEVVTTVLILLGLRWLPRRIEGVSPLPGSLERARLRRLRDLLLAVLVGGGMAVLSYAMLTRPTPNDISSFYLSRALPQGGGTNVVNVMLVDFRGFDTLGEITVLVAVALTVFALLRRFRPPKESMQLPAQQRQLAPDVVTDLINPRHATDTALGFMMVPAALVRLLLPIALLVSMYLFMRGHNQPGGGFVAGLVMSVAFILQYMVAGTQWVEAQMSLRPLRWMGTGLLCATLTGVGAMLLGYPFLTTHTAHLHLPLLGDVHVASALFFDIGVYTVVVGSTLLILTALAHQSVRAYRPGNPAKTSQAGAA from the coding sequence ATGTCCTTGATAGTGCTATTGCTTCTGCCGTTCGTGGGCAGTTGCCTGGCAGCTGTGCTGCCGCACAACGCACGTAACGCCGAGTCCATTCTTGCCGGGCTCGTAGCCCTGGTCGGCACCGTCCAGGTAGCACTTCTGTACCCTCAGGTTGCCCATGGTGGCGTCATTCGCGAAGAGTTCCTGTGGCTGCCCAGCCTGGGAATGAACCTGGTGTTGCGCATGGACGGCTTTGCCTGGCTGTTCTCGTTGCTGGTACTGGGCATTGGCGCACTGGTATCGCTGTATGCCCGCTACTACATGTCACCGCAAGATCCGGTACCACGCTTCTTCGCGTTCTTCCTGGCCTTCATGGGCGCCATGCTCGGCCTGGTCATCTCCGGCAACCTGATCCAACTGGTGTTCTTCTGGGAACTGACCAGCCTGTTCTCCTTCCTGCTGATCGGCTACTGGCACCACCGCGCCGACGCCCGTCGCGGCGCCTATATGGCGCTGATGGTAACCGGTGCAGGCGGCTTGTGCCTGTTGGTAGGGGCCCTGCTGCTCGGCCATGTGGTCGGCAGCTATGACCTGGACAAGGTCCTGGCTGCCGGGCATATCATCCGCCAGCATGCGCTTTACCCGGTGCTGCTGCCCCTGATACTCATCGGCGCCCTGACCAAGAGCGCACAGTTTCCCTTCCAGTTCTGGCTGCCCCACGCCATGGCAGCGCCCACACCGGTGTCGGCCTATTTGCACTCTGCAACCATGGTCAAGGCCGGGGTGTTCCTGCTGGCACGCCTGTGGCCGGTACTTTCCGGTAGCGAGGAGTGGTTCTGGATCGTCGGCGGTGCCGGCGCCCTCACCCTGCTGCTCGGCGCTTTCGCCGCCATGTTCCAGAATGACCTCAAGGGCCTGCTGGCCTATTCGACCATCAGCCACCTGGGCCTGATTACCCTGCTGCTGGGCCTTAACAGCCCGCTGGCTGCCGTCGCCGCGGTATTCCACATTCTCAACCATGCCACCTTCAAGGCCTCGCTGTTCATGGCCGCCGGCATCATCGACCACGAGAGCGGCACCCGTGACATTCGCCGCCTCAGCGGCCTGATCCGCCTGGTGCCCTACACCGCGACCCTGGCCATGGTCGCCAGCGCGTCGATGGCCGGCGTGCCGCTGATGAACGGCTTCCTGTCGAAGGAAATGTTCTTCGCCGAAACGGTATTCATCAGTTCCACCGCCTGGGTCGAGGCCACGCTGCCGGTAATCGCCACCCTGGCCGGCACCTTCAGCGTGGCGTATGCCCTGCGTTTTACCGTCGATGTGTTCTTCGGGCCGACAGCCCAGGACCTGCCCCATACCCCGCACGAGCCGCCACGCTGGATGCGTGCTCCGGTGGAGCTGCTGGTGCTCACGTGCCTGGTAGTGGGCATCTTCCCCACCCAGTCGGTCGGCCCCCTGTTGGCCGCTGCGGCCCTGCCGGTGGTTGGCGGTACCCTGCCGGAATACAGCCTGGCCATCTGGCATGGCTGGAACGCGCCGATGATCATGAGCCTGGTCGCCATGAGCGGCGGCATCGTCCTGTACCTGTTGCTGCGCAAGCAACTGCGCCTGGGCCGCTTCCCCTACCCGCCCGTGATCGAGCGCTTCAATGGCAAGCGACTGTTCGAACACGGCCAGGTTCACCTGATGCTGCTGGCGCGTCGCATCGAGCGCGTGCTCACCACCCGCCGACTGCAGTCGCAGCTGTTCATGCTGGTATTCGCCGCGTTCCTCGCGGGCCTCACGCCTATGCTGTATAGCGGCCTGAGCTGGGGTGATCGCCCGAAGATTCCCGGTTCGGGCGTGTTCGTCGCCCTGTGGCTGATCGCCATTGCCTGCGCCATCGGCGCCGCCTATCAGGCCAAGTACCACCGCCTGGCGGCACTGATCATGGTCAGCGTCTGCGGCCTGATGACCTGCATCACTTTCGTCTGGTTCTCTGCGCCCGACCTGGCACTGACCCAGTTGGTGGTGGAAGTGGTCACCACCGTACTGATCCTGCTCGGCCTGCGCTGGCTGCCACGGCGTATCGAAGGCGTGTCGCCGCTGCCGGGTAGCCTGGAACGCGCGCGCCTGCGCCGCCTGCGCGACTTGCTGCTGGCCGTGCTGGTGGGTGGCGGCATGGCGGTGCTGTCGTACGCCATGCTGACCCGACCGACGCCCAACGACATTTCCTCGTTCTATTTGAGCCGCGCATTGCCTCAGGGCGGCGGCACCAATGTGGTCAATGTCATGCTGGTCGACTTCCGCGGCTTCGATACCCTCGGTGAAATCACCGTATTGGTGGCTGTGGCATTGACCGTGTTCGCCCTGCTACGGCGCTTCCGCCCTCCGAAAGAGAGCATGCAGTTGCCGGCGCAACAACGCCAGTTGGCGCCAGACGTGGTCACCGACCTGATCAACCCGCGGCATGCCACTGATACCGCGCTGGGCTTCATGATGGTGCCTGCAGCGTTGGTGCGCCTGCTGCTGCCGATCGCCTTGCTGGTGTCGATGTACCTGTTCATGCGCGGGCACAACCAGCCCGGTGGCGGGTTTGTCGCTGGCTTGGTCATGTCGGTGGCGTTCATCCTCCAGTACATGGTGGCCGGCACCCAGTGGGTCGAGGCACAGATGAGCCTGCGGCCGCTGCGCTGGATGGGTACCGGGCTGCTGTGCGCGACCCTGACCGGGGTCGGTGCCATGCTGCTGGGTTACCCGTTCCTCACCACCCATACCGCCCACTTGCACCTGCCGTTGCTGGGTGATGTGCACGTGGCCAGCGCGCTGTTCTTCGACATCGGCGTATACACCGTCGTGGTCGGCTCGACGTTGCTGATCCTCACAGCCCTGGCGCACCAGTCGGTGCGCGCCTATCGCCCGGGCAACCCGGCAAAAACCAGCCAAGCAGGAGCCGCCTGA
- a CDS encoding helix-turn-helix domain-containing protein, protein MHKDSSHRASVLQHVSLNVRSLRNAAGLSQAALAERSGVSRRMLVAIEAGEKNVSLTTLDLIAEALGVAFSTLIQAPDLRDPGRIEELAWAGEHPQSRAVLLGTSPARREVELWEWTLAPGECYHSEADAEGWSEQIYVIDGQLTLIIEEVEHRLQVGQFHVFPSNCRYAYRNDGVVAVRFVRNVAI, encoded by the coding sequence GTGCACAAGGATTCTTCGCACCGGGCATCGGTGCTGCAACATGTCAGCCTCAATGTGCGCAGTCTGCGCAACGCCGCCGGCTTGAGTCAGGCGGCGCTGGCCGAGCGTTCAGGGGTCAGCCGGCGCATGCTGGTCGCGATCGAGGCGGGCGAGAAGAATGTCAGCCTGACCACATTGGACCTGATTGCCGAAGCCTTGGGCGTGGCTTTCAGCACCCTGATCCAGGCGCCAGACCTGCGCGACCCCGGGCGCATTGAAGAGCTGGCGTGGGCTGGCGAACACCCGCAGAGCCGAGCGGTGTTGCTGGGCACCAGCCCGGCAAGGCGCGAGGTGGAACTTTGGGAATGGACCCTGGCACCGGGGGAGTGCTATCACAGTGAGGCCGACGCCGAAGGCTGGAGCGAGCAGATTTATGTGATCGATGGGCAGCTGACGCTGATCATCGAAGAGGTCGAGCATCGCTTGCAGGTGGGGCAGTTCCATGTGTTCCCCAGTAACTGCCGGTATGCCTACCGTAACGATGGCGTGGTGGCTGTTCGGTTTGTGCGCAATGTGGCGATTTGA
- a CDS encoding GlxA family transcriptional regulator, with the protein MRAKTDTGANLDIGLLLYPGVQRAAVHGLADLFLVANRVAAELGAVELPHIRVSCWQADETGQLLPASDNSAVTVPGLRVLIIPPSLESAPQAELLERHRAPLCLLHGRGTVLASVCIGVFFIAASGLLDGRPACTHWNYVHALAQRFPRVRVEAQQPLLDDGDIVTSAGLMAWTDLGLRLLERFLGTTVAQETARYLAVDPVAAPLPGAVFNPRLDHGDEAVLKVQHWLQGNGGQDADLATMAACAGLEARTFLRRFRAATGLRPTEYCQQVRVGRACRLLEFTRRTVEQIAWGVGYQDPGAFRKVFQRVIGLTPSDYRRRFAVSGQGL; encoded by the coding sequence ATGCGGGCAAAAACTGACACCGGCGCTAACCTGGATATCGGCTTGCTGTTGTACCCCGGCGTGCAGCGCGCCGCTGTGCATGGCCTGGCCGACCTGTTCCTGGTGGCCAACCGGGTGGCGGCCGAACTGGGGGCCGTCGAGCTGCCGCACATTCGCGTCAGTTGCTGGCAGGCAGACGAGACAGGGCAGTTGTTGCCTGCGTCGGATAACTCAGCTGTCACCGTACCAGGCCTGCGGGTCCTGATCATACCGCCAAGCCTGGAGTCAGCTCCGCAAGCCGAGTTGCTCGAACGTCATCGCGCGCCGCTGTGCCTGCTGCACGGGCGTGGTACGGTGCTGGCGTCGGTATGCATCGGTGTATTTTTCATTGCCGCCAGCGGTTTGCTCGACGGGCGCCCGGCCTGCACGCACTGGAATTATGTGCATGCGCTTGCCCAGCGCTTCCCCAGGGTGCGGGTAGAGGCTCAGCAGCCGTTGCTGGATGACGGCGACATCGTGACCTCGGCAGGGTTGATGGCCTGGACGGACCTCGGCTTGCGCCTGCTGGAGCGCTTTTTGGGGACGACGGTGGCTCAGGAGACCGCTCGCTATCTGGCCGTCGATCCGGTCGCGGCGCCGCTGCCCGGCGCTGTGTTCAACCCGCGCCTGGACCACGGCGACGAGGCCGTGTTGAAGGTGCAGCACTGGTTGCAGGGCAATGGCGGGCAGGATGCCGACCTGGCCACGATGGCGGCCTGCGCGGGGCTGGAGGCGCGCACTTTCTTGCGGCGCTTTCGTGCCGCTACCGGGCTGCGCCCGACCGAGTATTGCCAGCAGGTGAGGGTGGGGCGGGCGTGCCGCTTGCTGGAGTTTACCCGGCGCACCGTCGAACAGATCGCGTGGGGTGTCGGTTACCAGGATCCGGGCGCGTTTCGCAAGGTGTTCCAGCGTGTCATCGGCCTTACTCCGAGTGACTATCGGCGGCGGTTTGCGGTATCCGGCCAGGGTCTGTAG
- a CDS encoding cysteine hydrolase family protein gives MSKQALIIIDIQNDYFPGGKWPLDGVDQAADNAARLLAAARQRGDLVVHVRHEFDTADAPFFAPGSQGAAIHAKVEPLPGEPVVLKHKVNAFLGTDLEHTLDRHGVEALTIVGSMSHMCIDAATRAAADLGYQVTVAHDACATLPLAFDGKQVPAAHVHDSAMAALAFAYANVVKTDELLKS, from the coding sequence ATGAGCAAGCAGGCACTGATCATCATCGACATCCAGAACGACTACTTCCCCGGCGGCAAGTGGCCCCTCGATGGCGTCGACCAGGCAGCCGACAACGCCGCCCGCCTGCTGGCAGCAGCACGCCAGCGCGGCGACCTGGTGGTGCATGTGCGGCATGAGTTCGACACTGCCGATGCCCCCTTCTTTGCCCCCGGTTCGCAGGGTGCGGCCATCCACGCCAAGGTCGAGCCATTGCCGGGCGAGCCGGTGGTGCTCAAGCACAAGGTCAACGCCTTTCTCGGTACCGATCTTGAGCACACGCTGGACCGGCATGGCGTCGAGGCGCTGACCATCGTCGGCAGCATGAGCCACATGTGCATTGACGCCGCCACCCGGGCTGCAGCCGATCTGGGCTATCAAGTGACTGTGGCGCACGATGCCTGCGCGACCCTGCCACTGGCGTTCGACGGCAAGCAGGTGCCGGCGGCTCATGTGCATGATTCGGCGATGGCGGCGTTGGCGTTTGCCTATGCCAATGTGGTGAAGACCGACGAGCTGCTGAAAAGCTGA
- a CDS encoding antibiotic biosynthesis monooxygenase, with protein MLATPHALWFTQMIEYEVPSMYQQALAQALVERSEALAARCEGLQGVSIQASDDGCRVLQYLQWQSRQAWAAAAVHFVEESFLDLLGQHQARGVNFAAYQALRSLVRGDDGVLHCQMGGPQAYQGA; from the coding sequence ATGTTGGCAACACCTCATGCCTTGTGGTTCACCCAGATGATCGAATACGAAGTACCCAGTATGTACCAGCAAGCATTGGCTCAGGCCCTGGTGGAGCGTAGTGAAGCATTGGCTGCTCGTTGCGAAGGGCTGCAGGGTGTGAGCATCCAGGCCAGCGACGATGGCTGCCGGGTGTTGCAGTACCTGCAATGGCAGTCACGCCAGGCCTGGGCTGCGGCGGCCGTGCACTTCGTCGAGGAATCGTTTCTTGACCTGCTGGGCCAGCATCAGGCACGCGGTGTCAACTTCGCCGCCTACCAGGCCCTGCGCAGCCTGGTGCGCGGGGACGATGGCGTGCTGCATTGCCAGATGGGCGGTCCTCAGGCATACCAAGGTGCGTAG
- a CDS encoding DMT family transporter, producing the protein MNQPSSKPTPAVTFRLSKAELVLVFITMLWGGTFLLVHNVMTVSGPMFFVGLRFAAAALFVGVVSARALPGLTFTELKAGMLIGVSIMLGYGLQTMGLQTISSSQSAFITALYVPFVPLLQWLVLGRRPGLMPSMGICLAFIGLMLLAGPEGGSLRFSEGELVTLISAVAIAGEIILISRYAGQVDVRRVTVVQLATASLLAFLMIVPTQERIPDFSWLLLASAVGLGAMSAVIQVAMNWAQKSVSPTRATLIYAGEPVWAGIVGRLAGERLPGVALLGGLLIVVAVVVSELKVRRPRETVETRDVQNPGERQAGL; encoded by the coding sequence ATGAACCAGCCCAGCAGCAAGCCTACCCCTGCCGTCACCTTCCGCCTGAGCAAGGCCGAACTGGTGCTGGTATTCATCACCATGTTGTGGGGCGGCACTTTCCTGTTGGTGCATAACGTGATGACCGTCAGCGGCCCGATGTTCTTCGTCGGCCTGCGTTTTGCGGCAGCCGCGCTGTTCGTTGGTGTGGTCTCGGCGCGAGCGCTGCCCGGCCTGACCTTCACCGAACTGAAGGCCGGCATGCTGATCGGCGTGTCGATCATGCTCGGCTATGGCCTGCAGACCATGGGCCTGCAAACCATCAGCAGCAGCCAGTCAGCGTTCATCACTGCGCTGTACGTCCCGTTCGTGCCGCTGCTGCAGTGGCTGGTGCTGGGGCGGCGGCCTGGCCTGATGCCCAGCATGGGTATCTGCCTGGCATTCATCGGCCTGATGCTGCTGGCCGGGCCGGAAGGCGGCAGCCTGCGTTTCAGCGAGGGCGAACTGGTCACCCTGATCAGCGCCGTGGCCATCGCCGGTGAAATCATTCTGATCAGCCGCTACGCCGGTCAGGTCGATGTGCGCCGGGTTACTGTGGTGCAACTGGCGACTGCATCGCTGCTGGCGTTCCTGATGATCGTGCCGACCCAGGAGCGCATCCCCGACTTCTCCTGGCTGTTGCTGGCCAGTGCAGTGGGCCTGGGCGCAATGAGTGCAGTGATCCAGGTGGCAATGAACTGGGCACAGAAGTCGGTCTCGCCTACCCGCGCCACACTCATTTATGCCGGTGAACCGGTGTGGGCCGGCATCGTCGGGCGTCTGGCTGGCGAGCGCCTGCCTGGCGTGGCGCTGCTCGGCGGCCTGCTGATCGTGGTCGCCGTGGTGGTCAGTGAACTCAAGGTGCGGCGCCCTCGCGAAACTGTCGAAACACGCGATGTGCAGAACCCGGGCGAACGCCAGGCGGGGCTGTAA